Proteins encoded by one window of Puntigrus tetrazona isolate hp1 chromosome 17, ASM1883169v1, whole genome shotgun sequence:
- the stxbp6 gene encoding syntaxin-binding protein 6, whose product MSAKSALNKAIFIPNDERLLAAVQVKRRNKKKIPFLATGGPGDYTTFICLSVTNKKPAQAFLTKVKQFEGSSSFVRRSQWSIGQLRQVNGIDSVRDCPEFDLVFENGSDQWTAGSAGEKCMFVQILHHTCQRFPEKKPEFINCHSKLLGGNSLLHEAADSVSSAVQKASQALNERGERLGRVEEKTGEMMNSAQHFADTAHKLAMKHKC is encoded by the exons ATGAGCGCCAAGTCGGCCCTCAACAAGGCCATCTTTATTCCCAACGATGAGAGGCTGCTGGCAGCTGTGCAGGTGAAGAGGAGGAACAAGAAGAAGATCCCGTTTTTAGCCACTGGAGGCCCTGGGGACTACACCACATTCATTTGCTTATCAG TGACCAATAAGAAGCCGGCGCAGGCGTTCCTCACGAAGGTGAAGCAGTTTGAAGGCTCCTCGTCTTTCGTCAGGAGATCACAGTGGAGCATCGGTCAGCTGCGGCAGGTCAATGGCATCGACTCCGTCAGA GATTGCCCAGAGTTTGACTTGGTGTTTGAGAACGGATCGGACCAGTGGACCGCGGGCTCAGCCGGAGAGAAGTGCATGTTTGTCCAGATCCTGCATCACACGTGTCAGCGGTTCCCCGAGAAGAAACCGGAGTTCATCAACTGCCACTCCAAACTTCTGGGAG ggaaCAGCCTCCTTCACGAGGCAGCAGACAGCGTCAGCAGTGCGGTGCAGAAGGCCAGTCAGGCTCTGAACGAGCGTGGTGAGAGACTGGGCCGCGTCGAGGAGAAGACCGGCGAGATGATGAACAGCGCTCAGCATTTTGCCGACACGGCACACAAG cttGCCATGAAGCACAAGTGTTAA